Proteins encoded together in one Penicillium digitatum chromosome 1, complete sequence window:
- a CDS encoding Glucose/ribitol dehydrogenase produces the protein MAKVALITGGTSGIGLAVAQDLVQTGSWQVSIIGSNKERGQEAVASLSGVTFYQADVRNYQQLASVFDKIFNVTGRLDFVFANAGKAEYIDFFAQSETDIPPQPGSEIVDINLNGALYTSYLAMHYFRRSPESTKGHRNLILTSSVGGLYPCMLTPVYSGTKHAIIGFTRSVGERLWEEGVRVNALCPGVVETPLLAVEEFYALFSREILIPMAVVTGVVLQLLSGEAMTDARGTRVAGDEMHSRAVHVSGKNFLFIEKPEIYDEQTRITWAAMMGHK, from the exons TCGCTCTCATCACCGGTGGCA CCAGTGGAATCGGGCTTGCCGTAGCCCAGGACCTGGTCCAGACCGGCAGCTGGCAGGTCAGCATCATCGGTAGCAACAAGGAACGAGGCCAAGAAGCAGTGGCTTCCCTTTCCGGCGTCACATTCTATCAAGCCGATGTGCGAAACTACCAGCAACTAGCTAGTGTATTTGACAAGATCTTCAATGTCACTGGTCGACTAGACTTTGTTTTCGCCAATGCCGGGAAAGCAGAGTACATCGATTTCTTTGCCCAGTCCGAGACCGACATCCCGCCTCAACCGGGTTCCGAAATAGTTGATATCAACCTGAATGGCGCTCTTTATACCAGTTATCTCGCGATGCACTATTTTCGTCGCTCTCCGGAGTCCACAAAAGGGCATAGGAATTTGATCCTTACATCGAGTGTTGGGGGTTTATACCCCTGCATGTTAACCCCGGTATACTCTGGCACTAAAC ATGCGATCATTGGATTCACGCGCTCTGTTGGAGAACGGCTCTGGGAAGAGGGCGTACGGGTCAATGCTCTGTGCCCTGGAGTAGTGGAAACGCCTCTTTTAGCTGTTGAGGAGTTCTACGCGCTTTTCTCACGGGAAATCTTAATTCCTATGGCCGTTGTAACGGGTGTAGTATTACAGCTGCTGTCTGGGGAGGCTATGACTGATGCCAGAGGGACGCGCGTCGCGGGCGATGAGATGCATTCCCGGGCTGTTCACGTTTCCGGGAAGAACTTTCTGTTTATTGAAAAGCCCGAGATTTATGATGAGCAGACTCGGATCACATGGGCTGCAATGATGGGGCATAAGTAA